In Heliangelus exortis chromosome 3, bHelExo1.hap1, whole genome shotgun sequence, the genomic stretch GTGTAGGAACCCACATGTAATAATTTTAgatctcctttttctttaaggGGTTTTCTAGATAAATAGCAATGGCTCCTTGCTCAAGGCAAAGTTGGAGTTTATGTTGCCTCATGCAAAGAAAACGTGAGGAGCCTGAGGCAACCTCCTATTACTcactgcaggcagggaaggggaaggatgGTCTGAAGCGTGTGCCACTGGGATAACAGGAAGGCAAGCTGGAGCAGGCATTAGAGGCAGCACTgcttgggaagaagggaaatgaGCTCAGTGCAGAGAAAACATGTGCTTTCTCAGAGCAGTTCAGCTTCTCACATTACAGTAATACAGAAGTTCCTACCCCAGCCTAAATTGCCCTTtccaggcaggagccagggtGAGAACATGgcttcagaaagcagaatgGAACCACAGAAGCTGGCTGAGGATTCTCACCTCCAGTCTCCAAGGACACAATTCCCAGCAATACCAGAAAGCTTCACTGCCTTGTTCTCAATGCTCAGTTCTCCTCGATATACTCCACAAGCAGCCTGAGTCCAAAGGAACCTCACATATGAAAGAGACTTTGTTGGTTGCTGACTTGCAGTGGGCCATGTGACACAGGCCTGGAGCAAATCAGTAAATTCAGAAGCCAGACTAATGTATAAAGAGAGAATTTTCTCTTGAGAAGGCAAGGGTGGGGCAGAGGACATGGTAATTACATGTTCTTCATGAgcacttgcttttcttctttgcccAAAGGAGCTTTAGAGAATGCATTCCTATTTGTGTATCTTGTTTGCACTGCCTTTCCCCACCACAAGAAATACTCCAGTTAAGAaggattgtttttctttcaaggtAATTTAATAGTATTGGGGGAGTAACAGAATCCATGGTTGGTGGAGGATGATCTGGGACCTTCTTCTGGAAGCCCTGAAAGAGTTGACTGCAGCACCAACAGCTCAATGTGGGAGCCCTACTGAGTCACACATTGTTAGGGGGGAtgctctcctcttttttcttcccctctaaGCTCTTCAGCTTTACTACCTCTGAGAAGGCACAGAGAGGAGGACTTGGAAGTTGAGTGCAGGATCCATACTCTGCTGAAAGACTGCTCCTAATGAGGTGTAGGGACATGTAGAGAGAAGGATGACAGTAATGGATGGTGGTTTTTTCTGTTGAGTAAAAAAGCAAGAGAACTTGCTACAGCCTTTACCTGTCATCTTGGCAATGAGCAAGCATGTCCTTGCTCCTCACGGGCCTGAAGTTGTTATAATCACAGAGCCCTGAATCATCATTTGGCACCACCTGCCTTGCCTCAGGTAGCAGTGAAACAGTGTGGCTAAACACGAACAGTGTGAGCTCCATCCCCACCAGGACCTGCTGGTTTAGAAACATTGGATGACTCAGGTCTGCTTGTAGGATTTCAGCAGAACATGGTGCATGGAAGGCAGGGAGGTAGCAGGAAAAGCTGCCAAAGGAAAAGCTACGACGTGCAGCTTTTGCATAACAGAGGGAACAGGCCAGATGCACGTTGCACAATGCTGAAGAAACCCACCTCCTCAGTAATAAGCAGCAGACTCAAAGGCCCTCAGTGTTTGGATGTGATTTTCCCATAGACATGTTTTTACAGCTGTGGTTAATGTGTGACTAATCCTTACTGAGGAGTAACCACACAACCACTCCTAAGAGCTCTGCAAGCGTAGAGAGCTGCGCTTCGGCAGCAAGGGGGTTGTCTGGAAGTAGAAATGGTAACATCTGAAAAGAATACTTAAACCAACAACACTTTTGAGCAGGGCCCTAATCACTGATGCCATGCCCAAGAAACTTACAGCTAGGCTCCAGCTGACATATAtaacaaaaaagacaaaccacCTCCCAAGAACAATAAACAGTTCAAAGGCTTCTGTTTCAGGTGGCTGCTATCAAACATTAACAGCAGTATTTGAGCAGGAAGAGCAGAATCAACCAACATTTTCAAGAGCATATGCAAACTGCCTTTTCCTCCACTAGTACATtaacagcaataataataatgccacattttctctctgtgtaaAAGGTAGGTAATGTAGCTCGAAAACAACcatatttttctccagtgccACCCTGAGAGCAATGAAACTCCAAGAAAACCTTCTTGATCCACCACTCTGCATCATGAAGACTGAACACTCACCTGCTCAAGTTATGCATAAAGTCACCTTCAGGCCTGGATGTAGTGAATGGGAAAGGACTTATTCCTCCATCAGCAGGGCTGTGTGCTGCATGTGGCTGCGTGTACAGTCCTGCTCACTTTGTGTGACCATACCTGAGAGCTGGCCAAACCCTCATGTCCactcagagctgggctgtgaAGGTCTCTGACCATAAAGAATGGATGATTACGATGATTTCTGCTTGCTAGCATAGGTAGCTTTCCAGATATCCTCCAGGTATGGATGGATAAGTAATTACATGGACTCCACTCATCCACTCATTCGACTGACATACATgcaaatgttcctttttttgtatCTGTGGAGTGTTCTGAAAAGATATTGTTCTATGGCCTTTTGAAATCGCTTCAGCCATAATTCcagttggtttgggtttgttccACAATGAGAATATCTTAAGTTTTACCACTTTGAAGCTTTTCTCAGCTAAGGTTTTGCATGGGAAGTCTGGGTGTATCTGTTAGATTAACACAAAACCTACATGATTCCTTTAGGTCACAGGCTGGCTGGTCTCCTGGCATCCAGCACATCACCTGAGCAGTGCAACAGCAGGTTCAGGAACAGCATGTGCTCATACTTAGGGAGCCACAGGAGCCCCAAGCACCTTCCAGAGGAGCAGCCCCTTACTCTCTACCTACTAATTCTCTAATGGGAGCCAGGAGCTACTGCCttgcagaaaagaaaggtaTCACCAGCATCATAACTTGGTCAGAAGCTGCATTTCTCAGCTACTCATGTGTTTCTGCTGGCATTCAAACCCTCTTCTTTCAGAAACAGATGCAACCTGTTTTACCACCCATGGCAAACAGCTATGCAGTCAACATGAGTTCCCAGGAGTTTTGAGGGACAAATGCTGTGGTGGCATCAGCAGAAGTTTCTTTCATGGGGTCCCTTCCTCGATGCCCCCCTACCCCCCCAAACACATTTTAATCATCTCCTGCAGCAACACGTTAGAAGGGGGGATCCAGCTGGCTCCTGCCTATCACTACCAGACATAAAGCAGGGGGGACAGGTTTTGACAGTGTATTTTTTGaagtttgcttttgtttggtgttttgttttttgtagttgttttttgtttggttgtttttgtttttttaatgcatattgCTTAGAAATAGCATTGCATACCACAGGTACACGACCACTCTTTGAGGATCCCTGGACTGGTGGCTGTCTCGGTGTAGTGGTCAGGACGAACCAAAAACAAGTGACCAATTTTGTTCTCTGCTGTTCTCacagaggaagataaaaagaataaggaagaaaaaacttggaaaactggaaattaaaactggaacaggcttACTAGAACAGGGAAAAGGCAGTAATACATGGGAGAAGGAAcacatatacaaatatatacagatACACACACAACCTGGTCTcgatgcaggcagggatgggtgcctgagggccccttgcagcagggccgactcaggagagggctccagggctcttcccagcacccgatggatgtggatggatctggagagcaggtggggagctgggggtaaaggagcTCAGGAGAACATCaggtgttatcagtcctagaaacacacactgtctgagaaacttgctgttaatttcagcaagtgcaactacttacaagagacttagctaaaagcaaaagtacaagacagaaaaagatctggagagcaggtggggagctgggggtaaaggagcgcaggggaacagcagcgaAGCGAGGAGCGGGCggcagagaggaggggctggggtctgccgGACCTGCAGGTAGTGTGGGCAGGGAATGGACCCCTCTGGGTTCTGCCCCTCTCGGATTTCTCAACGTCTTTCAAACCCTTCCCCACTCAAACTATGACAGAGTAGAAACATGATTTAAAGCTTGAGTTCggatttggttggttttttgggggtgtttgtgtgtgcagtGTTTGCAGAGAGGTGGGTGCAATTTGGAAAGTTTACTGAGCAACAGTTTTAGGAAACAGGTTGAGAAATTcctatttcacattttctcctAAGAGAAGTCACTCTGACTTGCCTGATTAGCCCAGTCTTTTACATTAAGTGCCAGAAACCTTCACCTGGTAATACAGCTCAGCTGATCTTTTCTGCTTTAGATGAACAGCCTTCTCCTCAGCTCATAGTGAAGTGgcctgaaaaaaatccagtatcTTGATCTAGATTGTTAGGAGGAAAAACTGGATTCTCTTATTCTTCAGggtttttaatttatctgtatTCTTTGCATAGACTTTGCTGAGAGAGATcctgctggctcaggaacaTTTCATACCATAATCTTCCTCAACATCATTATTAATTCAATGTTTATATTTTCCAGTTTggatcttttctttctttcttacagcTGCATCACACAgattattatttgaaaattgCCTAATTCACCCTgatcctttcttcctctctcctaTTCCCAGATCAGAGTAGAAATTACAGTTATTACCCCCTGCAGCACCTGACTTTGTCCTATTGAAGCTAATCCTACTTTCCAGAACATTAAAATATGCTACTTTTGGTACTCCACCCTGTTGAGACTCCACAAATTCCCAAGACCAAATGTAATTCCATGTATTCCCTTCTATTTCCGTTTGATGACAGTATTTAGCAAGATGTCCCCAAAATGGAGTCTTCTTACTAACACCTGTCTTGCAGAGCTTGACTGCAGGTTCCTCCTTAGCGCATTCCTCACTACTTTATAATTCCTCCACTATTCTCCAGCTTTCTCCTTTTgattattaattttctgtgtggcACTGATAAATTGCTTTACTGAAATTCAATTAGATGAGATTGcctttgactgaaaaaaacctggtATTATAAAGCAAAAGATCTGATTAGTCTGGCACAATCTACTTCTGGTGAttccattttgtattttatccCATGTATCAGTGTCCTAACTTTTCTAACCATCAATCCTTTTGTGAGATGCTGCATACCAATGAGCCAtaacttttcttccctttccttagTGCAGACACAGCACTTCATCCTTTGCAGTGAAACTCCTGTCCTCTGATTTGACAAGCTTATTAAAAATGCTGTGTGCCAGGCTTCCAGAATGCCAAGTAACTATTTGGTACTGAACCCCTAGCTCATCTCTTCCATGTTTTAAGGCTCTTTTGAGTTTTGGTGCTACCTCAGAGTAAATCTCACCCTGTACCTTTATTCCACTGCTTATTTTCATCACTATATATACATACTAGTCCTGATGAAAAGTCAGATAAGGCATTTATGAAATGcttgaaataacttttcttcTCAGTGCCCCCTAAAGTGGGCccgttttggttttttttcttcatgttctctTCAATTCAATTACAAGATTATACAGCCTTTTAGATTTGCTTTAGCTTTCTTTATAAGATCTAATGCAACCTGACAAAGTGAGACTTGTGAAAAGTCCTTACTGTTTGCCTTGACATTTACACCCTCCAGCTCATTTTTCCAGAACAAAAAGGGGTCAGGTTTTCTGCCAGACACATTCTTTACATCTCACTTGTGAACAAGAGCAAATGTGATAATTGCTCCAGCATGgatgaagaagaaattcaggAAGCACAGTGAACAGAAACGTGACTCAGGAAAGCCCCAGCTACCCTTATGCCAGAACAGAGAGGCAGACCAGCCCTTCTATGGATTATTCTGactacagtattttcttttaagtgcATCCTGAGGATCAGACATCATGTTTTACTTTTAAGGGTTTTGACACAGAAGGTTGCCATTTCCCTCAGTTTTCCTGTCTTCTACCTTAACTTCCCACATTGCCTAGAAAAGTGGAAGCCAAAGTCTGGGGACCcccaaggaaaataattcatatCAGGTAAGACACTGCTGTGTAAAACAGCCAACCCTGATCTTACACAGGTCTCTCAACCAGTTAAAAGGATTGGCAAAGTGAGCATGCATTTAGAAGGCATTTTCCATCTTTGTTTAGCTATGAAAGCAACATCTTCCATTTTCTGAGAGGAAAACACAGCTCACATGGTTCCAGTGCAAGCAAGCAGaggttataaaataaaaatatggtgactaatttacaaaaaaaaaacccaccacaaaaacaaaaccaaacttacagctgaaagtattttaaaagtattgtATAAGCTGCAATAAGACCCACCCAGACAGGCAGCAAGGGGGTTGtctgaaagcagcttttcacCTGCCTCATGTTGTGAAGGGAATTTCtcaacttctgttttcttccctttccttccacaCGGGCTGTACCACCCCAGAGTAACTGATGCTGTACAGCAGCATACCTGGGACAGGCACCTCTCCCTCCTTGGAGGTAAAAGCTCCATCTTTGTCTCTCACACTCCTGGAAGCAGACAGCAGGTAGCAAGAGGGAGCCCTGTGCaagatttacatttttcacCTCTTTGGGGGATAGTGAGATACTGCACAAGCAGTGAGAGCCCCCAAAATCAGAACCAGCCTGAAATGCCACAGAGTTTTAACAAGTATTTCTGCAAGCCTCCACTCCAGCCTGTTCATAACCCAAACCACTGCCTCAGGGTAGAGCAGCTCCCCAGAACCTAGACAGGATAAGAGGGAAGCAGGAAACATCCTTCAAATTCTGAGCTGAACCTCCATGTTCAGCACCAGACTTTTCATACTTGGAATCCAACTTCCTTAAAGACCTGTGCAATCTTAAAAACCACATCTGCTTTGTGAGGAGTTACATACAGCAATGTTCACAGCTGAGACACATTCTTGCCAAAATGCCATTTATTGCAGTACACCTTTACATGGCATACAGATAACCAAATGTTGCATCTTCTGTTAGAACTTGTATTTCATTTGTACCacttaaataattcagaatgTCATGTTTGTTTCACAAACTGTCAGTTCAGACTACCAAAATatacagtcttttttttcctttccccttaaCAAGGTTGTGAGGTACAACTGAAGTTCACCACTTTATCTTCCTGTGCTTTAGAAGAACCTTTTCATAGATAAACCTATCCAACAACATTTCTACATTCCTATACAAAGCAAAGAATTACAGCTGAAATTAACACCATCTGGTCATTGCATTATCCTATAAAAATtcattcagttaaaaaaaaaaaaaaaaaaaagacataatgGACTTTGCAGCTTTAGTTAAAAACAGCCAGCTACACGTATGCACAAGTTTTCTTTGTGCATAAAGAAGAGTTTGAAATCAAggagttgtggttttttttcttggatttgcAGAGAAGGCACCAATTTTAGCTGCATAGCAGCTCAGGAGTGTTCTATACTTCATTTAAATTACATAGGTTTTTAAGTTTTACTGCTCGTGTGCAACATTTGTACCAACTTTTGCAATATTCTCAAATCATTCCCTCTGGCcccaaaatacaaatatttacatcAGTTATAAACACTCCACCTACCCCATACTTTATGCACTGAGTGATGAGGAACTGAACTTGCAAGAAGCTAAcccaaggcagagcagaagtAAGGCTTGTGCAGAACACCACACTTTTCTCCTCACTTGGTTTGAGATACTCCAGACCCTAAATGAGGTCTCAGTGCCTCCTATCTGACAGTACCCTGACCACAAACAGCTTCAGGCATCCAGAATTTCCTCAGGACTTGCTTTTCAGCCTTTACTAGTCTGgcatccctggagctgctgctctccaaagTGCAGGAACAGCTTCTGAAGAGCCATTCCAGAGTTGTGAGAGACAAACGTGCCAACTGTTCCATAGATTTAGGCCACCTGCACTTAGCCTTCACCAGGCTTGtttaaaaatgctgtgttttcctACTCCTTAGCTGCAAAGTTATGATAATGCTGCTTTCTACCTTCCACCCCTGTGTGCCACGGTGTTCCATGGCACAGACAGCAGAACACATTCTGAGACAGCCACTGGGAACAGTGCACAGAGAGGTAGGTGGTACAATGCCACATCAGTCACACAGCAGTGCAGGGGAAAGAGATTTTGCAGCACGACAGCCCAGCCTAGATTTGGCACCAAAGGAGAGGGAATGTCTGAGATGagactgcttaaaaaaaaaaaaaaaaagaaaaaaaaagaaagaaagaaaaattaaaaaacaaaacaaaacaaaaaactatttCTTACCTAAGCTTAGAAGGAGCAAGTGGGTAGTGGGGCAGCCCAACACTATTGGTAAAATGAAGTCTCTGCTTGGTTTTGGGGTCTGTTTGATATTAGTGTACACACCAACTGCTCAGGAGCTGGTTCTGAGTATGGGATAATGCTTCCAaaagatgatttattttaaaccaCGTGACAGTCACTTGCTTGCCCTGGCCCTCACACCTCATTTCAATAGAAATCATATTCAGCTGGATATTTTATAGGCCTTAAGTGCTCCAAATACAGCAGATAGAGCTGGAGGATTGCAGTGTATCAAACACCTGAACAGCACAGCCATTTGTTACACTTAAAACACATCTATGAGTTAAATAGGAAAGATCCTTGCTATACAGAATTTGAGCACTGGTAATTGTTTATTCTTGCTAGCCCTTTCCCTAAATTTCAAGAGGTTTATACATACAGTGCTCCCTTGTCTTCTCCCCACCGCCTGCCCCAGCAGTCTTTAGATAAACCAAAGTGAGTTTAGGAACTTGCAGTCCCActtctgtttgaaaacaaaaataaaataataataaagttgTGCAAGAAAGCAGGGAATGTTCAGTGAATCCAGATCTACTTTGTAGTTATAAAATTTCCAATGGCAAAGTGGTAAGGGCAAATAACCCAATGATCATATGGCTTAAGTTTAATGCAAAGCACATTAGGAGGTCCACGTGCAGGGAGAGAACAGTCCAAGAAAGATGGAATAAGAAGTGTCCTGAAAGTCAGTGTTTATGCATAGAATTCTTcttgtttgtgtggtttttgaTATCCTCCGTTAGACTGTTTTGGTTCATCCAGTGAGTAGCTgccttcatcttttttcttcattctgtaCAGCATAAATGCAACCAGAAACACTGCAAACACCAAGCCTACCAGTCCTCCAGCAATAACACctagaaggggaaaaaagccacaaattACTCTAGACAGCCCACCAGATAATGCCAGTAAAGTATGATTGTAATTTCCAGATTGTTCTTTACAGCATGGTCCCCAACTTCATGACTTCCAGAAATTGTCTTTTTGCCCCCTGACAAAACAGTCACCATGCTATTACCCCATGTATCACCTACATGGGGTAAATCTAGAGACACAGATCTCCCACCTGCTGCAAAGCACAAAAGGCTGGGTGATTTGACTCTAGAAATTTGACCCCAAGCTTTACTGTGATTTTAGAGGAGCAAAGGAATAGGTTTAAGCTTCAAATTCCAGATAACTAGCAGTATCTGATTTGCTATTAGCAGATTAATATTTGCCCCAATTAGGGTTTTGTTGACAACAGGATCATGAAGTGCCACCCTCATTTCAGagctctaaaataaaaaagttggCATTCATGATCAGAGATGTACTTGCAGaactgcagcttctgctgcctgGAAGACTCCTACCAGTGTCTGCTTTTACCAACTATAAATCCAGAATATCAGGTACCTCCAAGAACTTCTTTTCTGTCCATAATTCCCGAGGCTCCTGCAGCTTTGGCATTTCTCCCAGAGTCAGCCAGCACTTCTGAGTTCTGGGTGGGAACCAAATCCTCATCTTTAGTCAAAATGAAGTCTCCCTGTTGGGACATACAAAGCAGGTTATTCGTGTTTCTCGTCATGGCTGTTGCTGGAGACTTTccacagctttgtttttcctcatcTAAAACCCTCCACCAATGAAacctaataaatattttttttttctacacaaaTAACCACTCTTTCCTGCAAAACCAACTTACTATGTAAGCCATCACCCTGGAAAGAGTGTCAAAGCTATTAGTCCTCACCGGGTCTCCAGAGCCATCTTCAGAAACCTCCTCCTGCGTAGGAACAACGTCCTTTGGAGCTGTCATCGTGGGGGTGGCAGTGATGTCTCCCTCATTATGGTTTGTAGCACGAGGCTCAGGCAAATCTTTActgtctggcacagcagagctTGGGATTTTAGGTTCGGGCTCATGGATTGTGCCTGTGGCTTCTGAAGGAGTGACATGAACCAGTGAAGGAAAGTGAGTGGTAGGGCTTCTCACTGTTGCTGTAACCACATCGCTTGTTGGTTTCTCATCAGGTGAGGCCAGGATGGATATTTCATCCTTGACAGCCACAACTGGCTCCTCTGTCACTACATTACTAGTTGCAGAAGGAGTTATTACTTCCTTTTCAGTTTGGCTCTCAATCCCAGGAAATGGCTGTTCATGGAAACCTGTTGGTGTTGCCAACAACGTGGCATTAGTTGGTTCTGGGATTCTCCATGTGCGAGACTGGTCAGTCAGGGGACctgcaaacaaataaaaaaatattatccttGGCCTGTTTAGAGACCTATTAATAGTATTTTCAGGATGCTGGTCTAAGGATGATGCTTAACCCACCTAGCAAGTTTTCCTAACAGCAGCTCAGTGTGTAATTCCTTATCCTGTTCAGCAGAGTAAGGAAGGGACAGACCAAAGCACTATTCAGCAATATCTTGGTTACTCATCTGCTTCTCCCCAAGGCACACACAAGTCCTACTCTCTGTTTGTGGACAGGCCAACAAGAGAGATGTCATTTCAGTACACTCAGGGTTGCTCAGGACAGTTGTCTGCCTCTTTTACCATTAATATCTTATGTGATTCAGAGCACTCATCCACATACTCAACATCTTTAGTCACTGGCACATTTGGCACTGATTTCAGGCTCTTAGTCCTGCAGAATTTAATCTAAAATATAAGCATATGGCTGAAAGGAAGCAGTAGGTTACCATGTTTTAGATTTCAATAGCTTTCCTCAGTAGCTTCTCCTCAATTTCAGCACTGAATACCAAAGATCTCTCTCATACAGTTTTGTAATAATTCCCCACCTCTAACATAAAACCCCTTTATTCCACTTTTAAAAAGTCGTGGTCCCTGAGAACTTGCACATCTAATGACAGATAAAATTTACACTTGCTGTATGTTGGCAGGCTGGGGTTTTCACATGCTCAAATCGTATCTCCTATTAGCTCATAGGAAAGGACAAGGGCTTTCTTAGGGTCTCTCTTCCCTACGAGTAGAGAATCACTCCAGTTTCGTAACATCCTTCATGCAGAATCTCATATTAAGAGTGACACACTATACCTGCTTCTGCTCCCTTTCAAGTCCCCTACAACTCCTTCTCTGCTAACTTTGTATCTGAAGAAATACAAGATTAATACATTAggctctttctctgtttctaacTCTCATAATCTGGGGCAGAGGTTATGTGATTgctccctctgtccctcccccCCTTATTAGCTTGGATGCTCATCAAGATCTTGATTACCACATTCTGGAAGGATCAAGCACTAGCAGTAAAAGTGCTAATAACTCACCTGCACCTGAACCTGAGAatgcatcatcatcatcaccagAGGAATCAAGATCTTCAGGAGGAAGGTTCAGATTTGTAGTTTGCTttaaagagaaggagaaaaggggtgTTAGTGATGAGAATACATAAAGTTATCACGTTGCTTCTGCTAAGTTCTCTAAAGACTCCTGAAGGTTACACAAACTTTCTCTGTTCAGattgcattttctcctctttcttcattgCACCCTTCCTCCCCAGATGAGTAGTGAGTCTGTTCAGTGCTGGAAAGGTCAGTCTTGCTGTCTCCCTTCTCTGCACTACTGCCAGGCTGCACTTGCTTTAGGAAAGAGGGTGGCAAGGAATCCattcagagctgcagcctggtaGCATCTGAAGCCCAAACCTCAATCACAACATAACCATTCAGTGCCAGGTTCTGACTGCTCATGTCTTTGATATCAACCAACCACTTCTTCTGTGAATCACTGCTTTACTTCCAAGGAacaaaaagggaggggaaacaAAGTAGTctggattttctgctttttgagaAATTCAAGTGCAGTTCACATATCTGAAACTACAGCATCTAATTATAAGTAGAATGAGATTCCCTTTAAGATTAGGTAAAGGAGAGTGAGGACTTCATGAATCTTGTTGGCCTCTGCTGTACGCACTGATGTTTTTATCAGTACAAGATACTTAACTCTCAGCTCATGACTAGCCCCAGGTTTATTTCTGCAGGGCTACTGTAACCTAAAGAGTCATTCTCCCTTCTCAGATTTCAAACCAAAGCCCTGTAGGTCACTTTTGAatctcctccttccccatccaACTACGTTGCTTGTTTTCCAAAACTTTGACTTATATCAGATCCTCAAGGTGCCCTCATCATCCCTTTCTAGCACTGCAAGTTTAGAAGATACTGATTGCATAATTCAAGCTGATTATGGTTTTATCAAGAGtatgaaatgtaattttattatgtaaaaaaaacctccaaaacatTCTTACCAGCTTTGCACACAGGCCCACTGTATTTCTCTAGCTTTTATTAACACAGTGTCACTTAAAAAATTACTAACAAACTAATTTTCATCCTGGGAAGAAGTTAGCTAGCACTAGCACCATCTGTCAAACAACTCAGTTGAGCTCTCCCAGTGTCACTTTAATATCTGCCTGGCTGAATTTATTGGCTCTATCTCCTCTTCATTCTTTTAAGTTATCAGGTTTATCCAGTTTTCTCTTCCCCACATTTCCACAGAACAACTAGTTTCCAAGTTGGTTAACTAACCCATTAGATTCAACTTCACTGAAGACAAGCATGGAAGCTGCTACAAACCTAATCAGGCCCAAGATCTTTCCCCTTCTAGAGGATCATTGtaactaaattattttaattatcaagaaagtaagaacaaaaaaacctcagacaTGAAACTTTTTAGTGCTTTCCTTCTCTACTGGAAAAAACAAGACACACCACTTTTCCTCAAGCTTCTGCACACATATTTCTAGAGTAATTTTCAAGAAATTACCCTTCAGTCTTCTGTTCAGCTGCATGTCATGAGGTGATTTGGATTTTTAGATTTGCCCCTGCTTGTTTGCACTGTGCTTTTGCACTCATCCAATGAAAGCAGGTCAGAAAAGTACTTCCTCTGTGTTCTCCTCCTTTTGTCAGTGACTCACATGAGCTGATCTCACTATATTTCAAATATAAGAGAACAAATGTTGCTAAAGAAAGAATACAGGAAAAACTGCCAGGCTTTCCAAACTCTGTTCCCCTGAGCACCCTTTTGAGTGTGTTCAGAAGTGAAGTCAGGC encodes the following:
- the SDC1 gene encoding syndecan-1; its protein translation is MINVVAVWLVALCFQAAVPQTTNLNLPPEDLDSSGDDDDAFSGSGAGPLTDQSRTWRIPEPTNATLLATPTGFHEQPFPGIESQTEKEVITPSATSNVVTEEPVVAVKDEISILASPDEKPTSDVVTATVRSPTTHFPSLVHVTPSEATGTIHEPEPKIPSSAVPDSKDLPEPRATNHNEGDITATPTMTAPKDVVPTQEEVSEDGSGDPGDFILTKDEDLVPTQNSEVLADSGRNAKAAGASGIMDRKEVLGGVIAGGLVGLVFAVFLVAFMLYRMKKKDEGSYSLDEPKQSNGGYQKPHKQEEFYA